TTCATTATTTGAACAATAGCAAAATGAATAGCCCCTGCTGCAAAATATAAAACAAATTTTTTTTTATGAAAGAAAAAACAATATATTATTGCAAAAATAAAAGTATATGACTCTCCTAAAAATGTGATGCATTGAAAAAATATATCTAAAAAGTAATTTCTTTTTTGGTTAATATAAATAATCTCATCACCCTTGTTTATCAAAAAAAAAGGAATAAAACCCAACAGAAAAAATAAAAACAGAAGCAATGCCTCTCTTTTATACATTCTAACAAACTTGCAAAAAAAAAGAAAAGATCTCTGTACTCTTTTTTTTAATAACATAAAAAATAATTGTTTTTTTATTGGTAAGAAAGTTCTATTACTTTATTGTATGTAATCGCATTGAGTGTGATAACATCTCCATTAGATGGGTGAAAAGGCTCGCCTATATTGACTTCTACTTTGGTAGGAGTTATTTGAAAACTATCTACTCCCCATGCTCTGTGCGTTCCTTTTATATGTATTGGCACTATGGAAACCTGTGCTTCTGATGCGAGAAAAAAAGAACCATTTTTAAATGCTCCTATGCTCGCATCTCTACTTCTTTTACCTTCAGGAAATAAAAAAATACTTTTTCCTTTCTGAATGAGAATAGCCGCCTTAGAAAGATCTTTTTTAGAATTCTTTATATTGTTCCTATCTACAAAAATCATACCTGTTGCCTGCATATACCAACCAATAAACGGAAACCATTTTAATTCTTTTTTAGCAACAAAGTAGATATCATGACGTATAGACCTAAATAAAACAGGTATATCTAAATAAGAATGATGGTTAGAAATAAAAATATAAGGAACATCTTTTTGAATACCTGTCCCTCCCTTTACTTTTATTTGTAACCCACAAAAAAATAAAATAACAGGAGACCAAATATCTCTTGCCATCTTTACAGGTATTTTCCTATCAAAAAGTAAACACATGAAAAGAATGGACGATACTATCATAAACATAGTCCATAATGTGCAAAGAAATAATCGGAAGTAAGAAAGCATACCCTTGTAGATTCTTTATAATATTTTTTCTATTATTTTTCCCGTAAATTTATTTTTCAAGATGAGTTTTTTAACTCCAAAATGAGTCACCTCCTCTTTTATTAAATAATGCTCACTGTCATATTCCTTCAAAAATGACTCTTCGGTTATAGAATTCTTCCCTCTCCATATATCTATCTTTACGGGTTCCCAAAGTTTTGATTTAGAAGATTTATATGCCGCATCTAAAATTGCATTTACTATATAACCATCATAAAAAGTTTCTTTGGGAGCAATATTTTTTTCCAAAGCATCAAGCATATCCATAAACATGTGATTATATCCCAACTCATTCAGCTCGTCTCCCACAGGAAAGAGCCATCCCGAGTTCTTTTCCGATTTTTCTGCTATGTAACTCCCCCCTTCGCCCGAAGTAAACATTTCAAAACCCGTTCTTAAAAAACTATTTACCCATATAGTTCCTTCCGTTCCCATCACTTCATCTCGAAGGTCTAATCCTCCTCTAAATGTCCAGCTTACCTCAAACTGTGCTATAGATTTATTTTGATATTTTATAAGTCCAATAGCATGATCCTCTGCTTCTATGGGTTTTACTTGGGTATCAGCCCAACACATTACTTCTAATGGTTTTATATCTTTGCCTATATAACTTCGGGTTATCTCTACACAATGGCAGCCGAGATCTAATAAACATCCTCCACCAGCTTTTTCTATATCCCAAAACCAATCACTATGAGGACCTGGATGTGTTTCTCTCGATTTTGCCCATAGTATTTTTCCTAATGCTCCATTTTTAACACTTTGATGGGCTTTCAAAAACTTTGGTGTATATACTAAATCTTCTAAGTAACCATTAAAAATCTCCGTCCTCTCTACTGCCAAAAGCATTCGCTTTGCTTCCTCAGCATTTCTCCCTAATGGCTTTGTCACCATCACCGCTTTTTTATATTTACAACAAAGCATCACCGCTTTTTCGTGTAAATCATTCGGTAAGGCAACGCACACAATATCTACATCTTCTCTGCTGATACTTTCTTCCATATCAACAGTCCAATGCTCCACACTATAATCACTTGCAAATTTCTTTGCATTCTCAGAATTGCGAGAATATATACTCACTATTCTATCTTTATTTCTATATCCTTGCAGAGAATCTGCATAAAAACGACCTATAAATCCCGAACCCAACATTGCTATTCTTTTCATGTTTTTTGTAGCTTGTATTGTATTTACATGTGTAACTCTGTATTAATAATTAATTCCCTTTTAATCCTAATCTATATTTATACAAAAAGGCGAAACTGTAGATATTTCCTCTCCCATGGTTTTCTTTTTTTACTATGCCATTGGTTATGAGCATTTCTGTAAGGGTTTCCACTGTTTGATGTTTCATCCCTTCTTCGCTTTTATAAGTTGTGAGAACATTATTGAGTAATTGTCTGAATGTGCTTTCCAAAAGTATTATTTTTTTATACTTATGATCTATAATTTTCTCATCAAAATACTGAAAAACATATTCCATTGGTTTATTTCCCATTTCATTTCTCACCAGGTCTTCAAAATGCCTTTTTACCGCTTGATTTCGAGATTCTTTATCTATGTAATATGGTTGGTAAAGAATGGGTTTATCAGGTTCTTTTCCCGAATAGTGTCTTTTTTTATTTTTTTGTAATCCCATAGAAAACTTTATAAGGTCTATAAAAGGGCGAAGAGATATGGTGTCATCTGCATTTTTAAGATTT
This Chitinophagaceae bacterium DNA region includes the following protein-coding sequences:
- a CDS encoding lysophospholipid acyltransferase family protein: MARDIWSPVILFFCGLQIKVKGGTGIQKDVPYIFISNHHSYLDIPVLFRSIRHDIYFVAKKELKWFPFIGWYMQATGMIFVDRNNIKNSKKDLSKAAILIQKGKSIFLFPEGKRSRDASIGAFKNGSFFLASEAQVSIVPIHIKGTHRAWGVDSFQITPTKVEVNIGEPFHPSNGDVITLNAITYNKVIELSYQ
- a CDS encoding Gfo/Idh/MocA family oxidoreductase, translating into MKRIAMLGSGFIGRFYADSLQGYRNKDRIVSIYSRNSENAKKFASDYSVEHWTVDMEESISREDVDIVCVALPNDLHEKAVMLCCKYKKAVMVTKPLGRNAEEAKRMLLAVERTEIFNGYLEDLVYTPKFLKAHQSVKNGALGKILWAKSRETHPGPHSDWFWDIEKAGGGCLLDLGCHCVEITRSYIGKDIKPLEVMCWADTQVKPIEAEDHAIGLIKYQNKSIAQFEVSWTFRGGLDLRDEVMGTEGTIWVNSFLRTGFEMFTSGEGGSYIAEKSEKNSGWLFPVGDELNELGYNHMFMDMLDALEKNIAPKETFYDGYIVNAILDAAYKSSKSKLWEPVKIDIWRGKNSITEESFLKEYDSEHYLIKEEVTHFGVKKLILKNKFTGKIIEKIL